The Sedimentibacter sp. zth1 DNA segment ATATTTACATTTTTTGCTGTTACATTTTCGGGAAAGAAACACTCATCTAAAACTACTCCAATATTTTCTTTGACAGCATCTAAATCCTTTTTATTATCTTTACCCAAAACATTTATGCTTCCAGCATCTCTATTAATCAAATCAAGTATTAACTTGATAGTTGTCGTCTTACCAGCACCATTTTCTCCTATAAATCCCATAATGCATCCTTTAGGAAGATGTATATTAATATTACTTAATTCAAAATTTTTATATTTTTTTGACACATTTTTTAATTCCAATGCATATCCCATAATCAATCTCCTTCATAAATTGTTTTAAACATTTCAATCAGCTCTTCAAAACTAATATTACACAAGTTTGATTTTTCAATAATTTTTGACATTTCTTCCTCTATGTATTTGAGAGCTTCTTCTTTTATTAAATTAATATTTTTAGCTGCAACAAAGCTTCCTTTTCCCGTCACAGAAACTATAAAGCCTTCTTTTTCAAGCTCTTCATAAGCGCGTTTTGTTGTTATTACGCTTATTCTCAATTCTTTTGCAAGTAACCTCATTGATGGTAAGGCATCATTATCCTTGAGTTCTCCAGAAATTATGCATGCTTTAATCTGAGAAACTATTTGTTCATATATTGGTTTATCACTCGAGTTACTAATTAGAATATTCATTATTTTTTTCACCTTTAATATATATTGTATATATACAGTATATACAATATTACACCATTGTCAATAGTTTATTTATATAATTTTAAATATTTTTTACACTCTATATCAAGTAAATATGTTTGAATTTACACAACTCAACTAACACTTGAGTGGATTTTTATGAAACTAAAGCATTGCTTGCTTTAATTTTTTTACACATTGTGGTAGTCTTTTACTATAAGTTAATGCTTTATCGATAGAGTAAATAATAACACGAGGAGATAATTTATGTTTCAAACAAAAACAGTAGGTAGAAAAATATTTGAACTAAGAAAGGAAAAAAATATAACACAAATGGAGCTTGCTGATTTACTAGGAGTAAGCTATCAGGCGGTAAGCAATTGGGAAAGAGGAAACTCAATGCCAGACATTTCAAAATTATCTGATTTATCTAGAATTTTAGGTATAAGTATAGATGATTTGTTAAATGATGAAAAATCATCTACCATTATTAAAAATGTAATTGGCGGAACAGAGGAAGAATACATAAAAGAAAATGAAGTTTCATTAGATGAAATCAATGATATTGCACCTATATTAAAGCCTAATCAAACTGAAAAAATAGTTGATAAAGTAATTGAAAGTAGCAATGAAAATTTTAAATTTGAAGACATAGTTGCAATAGCACCAAACTTGGATGAGGATTTTCTATATACTTTAATTAAAAATTGCATAGATACAGCTACATTAGAAGATGTACTATCCATAGCTCCATTTCTTGATGAAGATGATATTGACGAATTAGCTATTGGTCTTTTAGACGCCGACAATGTAAATACTAAAATTGTAGTGAGTTTAGCACCTTTCATGACTGAGGATGGATTAGATACTATTGTAAACAAATATAGTGATAAGATAAATATAGAAGCTATTGCATGCTTTTTAGATGAAGATACTGTAAGTGATTATGCAAAAAAGATGTATAATTTAAATGAATTTGATAAAATCATAAAAATTGCATGCTACATGGATAGTGATGATGTTGCTGAATTAGCTTTAAAAGCTGCTAAAGATGATAATATACATTTTGTAACTACAGTAGCACCATATATAGATGATGAGGATGAACTTCATGAAATTGCAAGCATATTGGTAAAAAAGCATGGAATTAGCGGTATTAAGGGTATCATGCCTTTTCTATAAAATTTTTAATATATGTTAAATTATTTTCACTCTAAAAAGCACAGGAATTAGCCATTCCTGTGCTTTTGTCGATTTAAAAACTATATTTGTTGGTTTATATTTAATACTAACAATAATGTTATAAACTATCTGCTAACCAAAAAAACTTTATCCAATGCTTTAGTTTTCTTAAGTGCTGTAACAAGCAAAGCACCTATAATTGTTCCGCCAAATGTGCTTATAAAAAATGGTATAACATATAAAAATAATGATGCTTCTTTTCCCATTATTAAAGTAGCTACAGGATATGCTAATATCCCACCAATAATAGATGTTCCAATAAGTTCACCCAGATATACCAAAGGTAAATTTTTAAAATATTTATACATCAATCCACACAAAAGTGCACCACACATACTACCAGGGAAAGCTAACAAAGAGCCTGTACCAAGGAGATTTCTGATAAGACTTGTTACAAATGCCACAATTACATTGTATACAGGGCCTAAAAAAACTCCCCCTATAATATTTACAAAATGCTGTACTGGAAAGCATTTAGATGCTCCAAAAGGAATAGAAAAAGGAGAGCATACAACAGCAACAGCACATAACACGCCTGCAAAGGCTAATTTCTTTGTACTAATTTTTTTCATTACATAATCCTTTCTAAGTAAATATTAAATTTTTCTCTAATTATCATTATGAATTCTGTTATTAAGCTAATGATAATTTTGAAATCATTTTATAATATTAAATTTATGTATAATGTTTTTATTATTTTCAGTTTTTAATCTCTACTTTTTCACCAGATAAGATTTTGTTTGTTGTTCTCATAGCACACATTTTTCCACACATAGTACATGTATGTTTTTCAGAAGGTTTTGCACTTTCATAGTATTCTTTTGCTTTTTCTTTATCAAGAGCACATTCGAACATATCATCCCAGTCTACTCTTCTTCTTGCATCACTCATTTTATAGTCTATTTCTTTTGCACCTGGTATTCCTTTTGCTATATCTGCCGCATGTGCCGCTATTTTTGAAGCAATTATACCTTCTTTAACATCATTTAAGTCAGGTAATCTCAAATGTTCAGCAGGTGTTACATAGCATAAGAAGTCTGCACCGTTTGCAGCTGCAATTGCTCCTCCAATAGCTGATGTTATATGGTCATAGCCCGGTGCAATATCAGTTACTATAGGTCCTAATACATAAAATGGTGCGTTATAGCAAAGCTTTTTCTCTAATTGCATGTTTGCAGCTATTTCATTCATTGCAACATGTCCCGGTCCCTCTACTAGAACCTGAACATCTTTTTCCCATGCACGTTTTGTTAAATTCCCTATTTCTATAAGTTCAGCTATTTGTCCAGCATCTGTACTGTCGTTTATACAGCCTGGTCTTAGAGCATCACCTATACTTATTGTCACATCATATTCTCTCAATATATCAAGAACTTCATCATAGAACTCATAGAAAGGATTCTCATTTCCTGTCATTTCCATCCATGCAAATAGCAATGATCCACCTCTTGATACTATATTTGTCAATCTTTTTTGTCTTTTAAAAGCTTCTATAGCTCTTTTATTAATACCTGCATGTATAGTTAAAAAGTCTACACCTTCCTTTGCATGTGCTTCTACAACTCTTAAAAAATCCTTTGCAGTAATATCAAGCAAATCCTTTTCAAGATATCCTACAGCATCATACATAGGAACTGTACCTATCACAGCTGGAGAAAATTCTATCAATTCTTTTCTAAATTTATTTGTCTTTCCGTAGTTACTCAAATCCATTATAGCAGCACAGCCATGCTCTACAGCTAGCTTAGCTTTTTTCATTTCTAGTTCATAATCCATTAAATCTCCTGAAATTCCAAGATTAACATTGATTTTTGTTCTTAATCCTTTTCCGATTCCTTCAGCAGACAATGATTTGTGATTAATATTTGCAGGTATACATATTTCACCACAAGCTACCTCTTTTAATATATACTGAACATCAACATTTTCTTTCTTTGCAACCAATTCCATTTCAGGTGTAATTATACCTTTTTTAGCCGCTTCCATTTGTGTTTTATAATTTCTCATTTTTTCACCTTCCTATTTGCAGACAAACTTTCTGACCTACCATTGCTTTTAACCTATCAACTATTTCTCTATGAGAAATGGGTTATGGCATAAAAAAATCCTCACTGTTTTACAGGAGGATTAACATCACAAAGCTATATGTTTTGGCTCCCTACGACAGTATTAACTGACAGGTTCTAAGGGTCAGGTTTTATCCTTCTCAACTAAATTAGTTCCCCTGCAAATCTTTATTTTATTTTTACAAGTTCATTGTATCTCATAAGTCAAACATTGTCAATTGATTACAGCATCTATTTTATTCAAGTAACTCTATTGAAAAATATATCATATCATCTTCCGTTATTTCATTGCCCTTGTTAATTTCAAGTTCTTCAGGCGTGAATTTGCCAAATGCGTACCTTTCAATTGCTTGTTTCATATCTTCATCGCCCTCTTTTATTAGAAATTCGGCACACACCTTTATCCATCTCCAATCCTTCGTAGCAACCAACGCTTTTGCTACTTGTTTAAATGAAGATTTTCTTTCTGGATAAATATTATCATCTATATCAATTAAATCAATATCATCTATATCTATCGCCCCATATTTATTACCAATCTTAAACAAAAATGTATTATAAATTAAATAACATCTAATATTTTCTGTATCTAATATAGTTTGAATGCTTTGTTTTTCAAACTCACCTCGAATTGTTCTACTTTCAAGTTGTTTTTCATTATTGGAATTCTTAAATGAAATAAATGTCGTAATTCTAGGAAAATTATGAATTGCATACTCAATCAAAAAGCTATCACCTAAGTCAGTTTGTATAATTTCTTTTCTTGTATTAATATCTTCATCAAACATATGCTCAATTGAATACTTTAGACAAAAATAGAATATTACAGCCAGAATAAACAAAACAATTAGTATTATTATTAAGATTTTTCCTATGATTTTTTTATTTAGCCTCAATATATATCACACCTTCCATCTATTTTTCATTCTCCAACATATTAAAGATAAAATTAATATAATTATTTCTTATAGTAATGCTTTGATTATATGTAAACTTTTCACCTTTTAACAAAGGCCATCCAATTCCATAATAACTATCATTTGTATATTTATTTACCTTTTCCCTAAAAGAATTTCTATTATCAGAACCAACTAGATTTGTTACAAAATTAGTAAATCTAAATCTTGAATTCGGTATTTGATTATAAAATTTTTTCATCAACAGAGCTATTGATGTTGATGGATTAATTTTTTGGTATATATTAACTGCATCAACATCTGCATATAAATCAGTCATAGAAAAACTAGAATTATCATTACCAATAAGTTTGTTAAATTCATTGCTTATTTCAATACTATTATTTGAATTTGATGTTTTAACTTTTATTTCAAGCATAAGTGTTTGTAAATCTCCTGCCCAGCCTGACAAATCATCTATATGATATTCGGGCATAAACTTAGAAGCTAATTTTGTTTTTGTGTTGTAACCATCATTCAAATTTGATTTATAAATTAATCCAGTTAATGTAGCAGCTAAATGTGTTATTTCTATTTTATTATAGTCAGCATCTGTTATAAACATACTATTGCCATCACTTGCATGTTTGAAGTATTCAGCAACTTTAGGATTTTGTGTTTCAACATAATTTATAAAATCATAATCTATTTTTCCTCCAGCTAGATCCCACTTATTTATGCAATAAGCAGAATTAAATTGCCTAATATACATACATAACAGCCAATTAGTATCAATATTTTTGTTAACACTGTAACACTGTGCTAATGTATTAAGTGAACCAATATTTTTAAACAAAGTACGATTGAGATTAGGATCTGAAATATTTGAGTTTAGTCTAACATTATTTATACTTTTCAGAAATTCCTCTTGCATAGAAATTTCTGTTCCATTAGTTGGTTTCTTTGTAATAAACGCAATAT contains these protein-coding regions:
- the thiC gene encoding phosphomethylpyrimidine synthase ThiC → MRNYKTQMEAAKKGIITPEMELVAKKENVDVQYILKEVACGEICIPANINHKSLSAEGIGKGLRTKINVNLGISGDLMDYELEMKKAKLAVEHGCAAIMDLSNYGKTNKFRKELIEFSPAVIGTVPMYDAVGYLEKDLLDITAKDFLRVVEAHAKEGVDFLTIHAGINKRAIEAFKRQKRLTNIVSRGGSLLFAWMEMTGNENPFYEFYDEVLDILREYDVTISIGDALRPGCINDSTDAGQIAELIEIGNLTKRAWEKDVQVLVEGPGHVAMNEIAANMQLEKKLCYNAPFYVLGPIVTDIAPGYDHITSAIGGAIAAANGADFLCYVTPAEHLRLPDLNDVKEGIIASKIAAHAADIAKGIPGAKEIDYKMSDARRRVDWDDMFECALDKEKAKEYYESAKPSEKHTCTMCGKMCAMRTTNKILSGEKVEIKN
- the thiW gene encoding energy coupling factor transporter S component ThiW; amino-acid sequence: MKKISTKKLAFAGVLCAVAVVCSPFSIPFGASKCFPVQHFVNIIGGVFLGPVYNVIVAFVTSLIRNLLGTGSLLAFPGSMCGALLCGLMYKYFKNLPLVYLGELIGTSIIGGILAYPVATLIMGKEASLFLYVIPFFISTFGGTIIGALLVTALKKTKALDKVFLVSR
- a CDS encoding helix-turn-helix domain-containing protein encodes the protein MFQTKTVGRKIFELRKEKNITQMELADLLGVSYQAVSNWERGNSMPDISKLSDLSRILGISIDDLLNDEKSSTIIKNVIGGTEEEYIKENEVSLDEINDIAPILKPNQTEKIVDKVIESSNENFKFEDIVAIAPNLDEDFLYTLIKNCIDTATLEDVLSIAPFLDEDDIDELAIGLLDADNVNTKIVVSLAPFMTEDGLDTIVNKYSDKINIEAIACFLDEDTVSDYAKKMYNLNEFDKIIKIACYMDSDDVAELALKAAKDDNIHFVTTVAPYIDDEDELHEIASILVKKHGISGIKGIMPFL
- a CDS encoding GntR family transcriptional regulator — encoded protein: MNILISNSSDKPIYEQIVSQIKACIISGELKDNDALPSMRLLAKELRISVITTKRAYEELEKEGFIVSVTGKGSFVAAKNINLIKEEALKYIEEEMSKIIEKSNLCNISFEELIEMFKTIYEGD